The sequence AATCAACATTAATAAAGCTATAAATGAAGACTCAACATCGATTGAAAACTATGTTTTGAAAGCTTATATATTTGCTTATCTCAAAGAATATGAAAATGTAATTACAACAGCTAATTTAGGTTTAAAACTTGATGACGAAAATGACCAATTGTATGACCTAAAAGCAAATTCATTAAGTTTTTTAGGAAAGAACGATGAAGCACTTCTAGCATATGAGAAAATGTTGCAATTTGAAAAACTAAATGCGCGTTATTATAATAATTTTTTAACTACTCTAATTGATGAACGGAAATTCGATACAGCAATTCGTGTTTATCAAACATACTTCGATTCGATGGAAGAATATTCTCAAATTATGAAAGACAATGAACAATTTGAAGCCGATATTCATTTTTATGGATCATTAGCATATTATTATACAAATAACAAAGAAAAAGCACTTGAATTATTAAACAAATCGATTGATATAAATCCTAATTTTGCTGGATATTATAGCAATAGAGCAAATATATATAGCGATAAAAAAGATAATACAAATGCGCTTTTAGATTACAACAAAGCTATTTCGTTAAGTCCAAAAGATGGATTGATTTACTACAATCGAGGTAGCGTTTATTTAGATATGGATAAATATGACGAAGCCTTAAAAGATTTCAAACTTGCACAAAAGTATGGTTTTGAAGATTCTGATTTTTATCAAAATTTAGGTAGTGCATACAAGGGTTTAAAAAAATATGATGACGCCTTAAAAAGTTTTAATAAAGCCATTGAACTCAATCCAGAAAACAAACAAGTATATAACAATTTAGCGCTTTTATATAAAGATTTAGGTAGAAAAGAAGAATCTGATTTAGCATATAAAAAAGCTATTGAAAATGGTTTTGAAACACATGTTCCTTTTTATAATCAAGGTTATGATGCCATGAAAAGAAAAGATTATAAAACTGCAATTCCTTATTTAGAAAAGGCAATCGAAAGTAATCCAGAATTTGTTGAAGCTTATAATCAACTGGGTATTTGTTATACTGAACTTGATGATGAAGAAAAAGCGCTTGAAATGTATACAAAAGGAATTATTAAAAATCCGAAATATGCAATTTTATATCATAATAGAGGAAATTCTTATAAAAATTTACAAAAATATAAAGAAGCCAAAGACGATTATTTAGAAGCTGTAAGATTAAATCCAGAGCAAACAACAGCATATTATGTACTTGCAAAAATGTATATGCAATTAAATGATGACAATCAAGCACAACAATATTTCAATTTAGCTGAAGAAAGTAATCTTTCTATTGAACAATTTTATATAGATTACGTTTCGTTTTTATCTAATTCCAATCAATACCAAAAAGCTTTAGAAATCGCAGAAAAAGGAATTAAAAACTATCCAAAAAGCTACAAATTACTTGTTAATTTAGGAATCACATATGCTGATAACAATCAAGTGAATATGGCTATTGAAACCTTGAAAAAAGCTATTAATGTAAATTCAGAAGAATCAAGTGCCTATTACAATTTAGGTAATTTTTATTTTTTACGAAAAAAAGATTTAAAAAATGCAGAAAAAAATTATCTCCTTGCCATCGAAAAAAATACTTTAGATTCAGAACCTTATCTTAATTTAGCTTCTGTTTATCAAGATATGGGCGACAAAAATAAAATGATGAAAACCATGCAATCATTGATTGAAAAATTTCCTAATTCATATACAGCTTATTACAATTTAGCAGATTTTTTATATAAACAAGGTGAAACAGAAAAGGCGATAAACTATTTTGAAAAAAGTTTTGAATTGATGGACAATGACATAAAAAATTCAAAAAATAATGCCTATCGTTTAAATATTGAAAAAAGCGAAAAGTCTTTATTAAAAGCGCAAGCCTATCAAATGATGAAAAAATATGACAAAGCTGTTCCTTGCTATCAAACATATATTGCTTTTAATTCGTTAAATGATGTGGCGTTTTCTAATTATGCTTATTGTCTTTTAGAAATTGGCAAACCTGATGAAGCTTTGATTAATTTTGAAAAAGCATTCAATTTAAATGAAAATGAAATTGATACAGTTATTGGATTGATTCTTACAAATTATTTATTAAGAGATAATTCCAGTGTAAAAAAGTACACTAAAATTATCGAAAAGAAATTTAAAAATTACAAAGTAAATCAAAAC comes from Flavobacterium sp. I3-2 and encodes:
- a CDS encoding tetratricopeptide repeat protein; the protein is MKKIKLLLFSVFATFSQAQAQAQVTTTEEVTVESAAVEVKTDDDTDYYRIAFELYKNKKYKEALININKAINEDSTSIENYVLKAYIFAYLKEYENVITTANLGLKLDDENDQLYDLKANSLSFLGKNDEALLAYEKMLQFEKLNARYYNNFLTTLIDERKFDTAIRVYQTYFDSMEEYSQIMKDNEQFEADIHFYGSLAYYYTNNKEKALELLNKSIDINPNFAGYYSNRANIYSDKKDNTNALLDYNKAISLSPKDGLIYYNRGSVYLDMDKYDEALKDFKLAQKYGFEDSDFYQNLGSAYKGLKKYDDALKSFNKAIELNPENKQVYNNLALLYKDLGRKEESDLAYKKAIENGFETHVPFYNQGYDAMKRKDYKTAIPYLEKAIESNPEFVEAYNQLGICYTELDDEEKALEMYTKGIIKNPKYAILYHNRGNSYKNLQKYKEAKDDYLEAVRLNPEQTTAYYVLAKMYMQLNDDNQAQQYFNLAEESNLSIEQFYIDYVSFLSNSNQYQKALEIAEKGIKNYPKSYKLLVNLGITYADNNQVNMAIETLKKAINVNSEESSAYYNLGNFYFLRKKDLKNAEKNYLLAIEKNTLDSEPYLNLASVYQDMGDKNKMMKTMQSLIEKFPNSYTAYYNLADFLYKQGETEKAINYFEKSFELMDNDIKNSKNNAYRLNIEKSEKSLLKAQAYQMMKKYDKAVPCYQTYIAFNSLNDVAFSNYAYCLLEIGKPDEALINFEKAFNLNENEIDTVIGLILTNYLLRDNSSVKKYTKIIEKKFKNYKVNQNLLQDLSKEGYFYSPKIVTIWNEAIAK